Proteins found in one Acanthopagrus latus isolate v.2019 chromosome 3, fAcaLat1.1, whole genome shotgun sequence genomic segment:
- the ehmt2 gene encoding histone-lysine N-methyltransferase EHMT2 isoform X2: protein MSASETTAKEPLERNDSETNAESLAGPSHVKEDNVASTSAAVSQKTEPMGGMPSMLSSQQSGKDASRAGEEDETWSPSSSPNKPAVGHAAKSLPSMSASSMSPSPSTSSSLSPGRAKMSVSGPGSSKTVHAPAPSSSSSSSSSSSSTSSSSATTSSSPSVSPAPPKIHRARKTMNRPPPAQVSHTEAPSASSACLSPDSETVAKRRKLDHSSDRTPAKSENIPDNAQTVEETLFHKKMESVTKTSQEKNNSSSGRSEEEKTRISSPSAQDLEKFEDSGAEVRQHAKDIEGSVNMSDHSSESETQRARQSRNESEESSNTADVVETVGGRTTEYTEVPLGALDIAAADSLTLSPHHEGSDAGDTERLEELPLCSCRMEAPRVDSTSHRISRQCMATESINGELRACTNRTVKGETMRPSSRVPLMVLCDAHRSHMVKHHCCPGCGYFCIAGTFLECCPDQRIAHRFHRGCVTVLGGGRSRANDGGMLFCPHCGEDASEAQEVTIPSFSSATASATTVVTMSASSTTTPSLPPSAPTAPSLTASTGGMKDGKMPERPVSARMRSHGLVTVAVEQQQQSTQPVASAATATAVPPAEEGVDSVGPSLCMPNGKPVSPSALPPGPSRAALQKAILTQDTERKKKLRFHPRQLYPAAKQGEVQRVLLMLMEGIDPTYQPDSQNRRSALHAAAQRGLLEICYMLIQAGAKVDAQDKDMRTPLLEAIINNHIEVAHYLIQNGACVYHIEEDGYTGLHHAAKLGNLEILNMLLETGQVDVNAQDSGGWTPIIWAAEHKHVTVIKALLNRGADVTINDKSPLSLQELNVCLHWAAYAGSVDIAELVLNAGCSLASVNMHGDTPLHIAAREGYLECVTLFLSRGADIDIMNREGDTPLTLARPDTPVWVALQINRKLRRGITNRMLRTERIICSDVAQGYENVPIPCVNAVDDEGCPSDYKYVSENCETSAMNIDRNITHLQHCGCTDDCSSSNCLCGQLSIRCWYDKDQRLLQEFNKIEPPLIFECNMACSCYRTCKNRVVQAGIKVRLQLYRTEKMGWGVRALQDIPQGSFICEYVGELISDAEADVREDDSYLFDLDNKDGEVYCIDARYYGNISRFINHLCDPNLIPVRVFMLHQDLRFPRIAFFSSRDILSGQELGFDYGDRFWDIKSKYFTCQCGSEKCKHSAEAIALEQSRLARLEACPESGADCGMSLMGNS, encoded by the exons ATGTCGGCATCTGAGACAACGGCAAAG GAGCCTCTCGAAAGAAATGACTCAGAAACAAATGCAGAGTCATTAGCTGGACCAAGTCATGTGAAAGAAG ATAATGTGGCCTCcacctcagctgctgtttcccaGAAGACAGAGCCAATGGGTGGTATGCCATCGATGCTGTCATCTCAGCAGTCTGGAAAGGATGCTTccagagctggagaggaggatgagacgTGGTCACCGTCCTCCTCTCCAAACAAACCTGCTGTAG GACATGCAGCAAAGTCCCTTCCATCAATGTCGGCCTCTTCGATGTCCCCCTCTCCTTCTACGTCCTCATCGTTGTCCCCTGGCCGAGCAAAGATGAGTGTTTCTGGGCCAGGTAGCAGTAAAACCGTCCATGCCCctgctccctcctcttcctcgtcatcttcctcttcctcatcctctacatcttcctcctctgccacgacctcctcatctccctctgtctcaccTGCCCCACCTAAGATCCACAGGGCCCGCAAGACCATGAACAGGCCACCACCAGCCCAG gtgAGCCACACGGAGGCACCTTCAGCATCTTCTGCCTGCCTTTCCCCCGACTCTGAAACAG TTGCCAAAAGGAGAAAACTGGATCATTCATCTGACAGAACACCTGCCAAGTCAGAGAATATTCCAGACAATGCTCAGACGGTG GAAGAAACCTTATTCCATAAAAAGATGGAGTCTGTTACAAAAACttcacaagagaaaaacaacagcagctcgGGGAGGTCGGAAGAGGAAAAAACTCGAATTTCCAGTCCGTCCGCCCAAGATTTAGAAAAG TTTGAAGATAGTGGAGCAGAAGTAAGGCAGCACGCTAAAGACATAGAGGGGTCAGTGAACATGTCAGATCAT AGTTCAgagtctgaaacacagagagccaGACAGAGTAGAAACGAGAGCGAGGAGTCGTCAAACACAGCCGACGTGGTGGAGACAGTCGGAG gAAGGACGACTGAGTACACAGAGGTTCCTCTAGGCGCTCTGGACATCGCTGCTGCTGACAGTTTGACACTTTCCCCTCATCATG AAGGAAGCGATGCAGGAGACACGGAGCGGCTGGAGGAGCTtcctctgtgcagctgcaggatggAGGCTCCTCGAGTGGACAGCACCAGCCACCGCATCAGCAGACAGTGTATGGCCACCGAGAGCATCAACGGAGAG CTGAGGGCTTGCACCAATCGGACAGTAAAAGGGGAGACGATGCGGCCGTCGAGTCGGGTTCCCCTCATGGTTCTCTGTGATGCCCATCGGTCACACATGGTCAAACACCACTGCTGTCCTGGGTGTGGATACTTCTGCATAGCG GGCACGTTTCTCGAGTGCTGCCCAGACCAGCGCATCGCTCACCGCTTTCACCGCGGTTGCGTGACGGTGCTGGGCGGAGGGCGCAGCAGAGCGAACGACGGCGGCATGCTCTTCTGTCCACACTGTGGTGAAGATGCCTCTGAGGCCCAGGAGGTCACCATCCCCTCCTTCAGCTCAGCTACAGCCTCCGCAACCACCGTAGTCACGATGTCGGCCTCTTCCACCACCACCCCGTCTCTGCCGCCCTCCGCCCCCACAGCACCCTCGCTTACAGCCTCAACAGGAGGGATGAAAGATGGGAAGATGCCCGAAAGACCTGTCAG CGCTCGTATGCGTAGTCACGGTTTGGTAACGGTGgcggtggagcagcagcagcagtccacGCAGCCTGTAGCCTCTGCAGCAACCGCAACCGCCGTCCCCCCTGCAGAGGAGGGAGTGGACAGTGTGGGGCCCTCGCTCTGCATGCCAAATGGGAAACCTGTCAGCCCAAGCGCACTACCACCTGGGCCCAGCAGGGCGGCGCTGCAGAAGGCCATTCTCACGCAGGACACTGAGAG GAAGAAGAAACTGAGGTTCCACCCCCGCCAGCTCTATCCTGCTGCCAAACAAGGAGAGGTGCAGAGAGTTCTGCTCATGCTGA TGGAGGGCATAGATCCAACGTACCAGCCTGACTCTCAGAACAGACGCTCTGCTCTGCACGCTGCGGCTCAGAGAGGTCTGCTGGAAATCTGCTACATGCTCATACAG GCTGGTGCTAAAGTGGATGCCCAGGACAAAGACATGAGGACGCCCCTGTTGGAAGCGATCATCAACAATCACATTGAAGTGGCTCACTACCTGATCCAGAACGGCGCCTGTGTCTATCATATT gaGGAGGACGGATATACTGGCCTCCACCACGCAGCCAAACTGGGAAACCTGGAAATTTTGAACATGCTTCTGGAAACGGGGCAGGTTGATGTAAATGCACAG GACAGCGGGGGCTGGACGCCGATCATCTGGGCTGCAGAGCACAAACATGTAACGGTCATCAAAGCGCTGCTGAACAGAGGAGCTGATGTCACCATTAATGATAAA tcccctctttccctccaggAGCTGAACGTGTGTCTCCACTGGGCAGCGTACGCAGGGAGTGTGGATATAGCCGAGCTGGTGTTGAACGCTGGCTGCTCCCTCGCCTCAGTGAACATGCACGGAGACACGCCGCTCCACATCGCCGCCAGAGAGGGCTACCTGGAATGCGTTAC GTTGTTTCTATCCAGAGGCGCAGACATTGACATCATGAACAGGGAAGGAGACACTCCTCTCACCCTCGCACGGCCCGACACGCCGGTGTGGGTGGCTCTCCAGATCAACAGGAAGCTTAGAAGGGGAATAACCAATCGCATGCTTCGGACTGAACGAATCATCTGCAG CGACGTTGCGCAGGGCTACGAGAATGTACCGATCCCCTGTGTGAATGCGGTGGATGACGAGGGCTGTCCTTCAGACTACAAATATGTTTCAGAAAACTGTGAAACTTCAGCAATGAACATAGACCGCAATATTACACACTTacag CACTGTGGCTGCACTGACGACTGCTCGTCGAGTAACTGCCTCTGTGGACAGCTCAGTATCCGCTGCTGGTATGACAAG GACCAGCGGCTGCTCCAGGAGTTCAACAAAATTGAGCCTCCGCTTATATTTGAGTGCAACATGGCGTGTTCCTGTTACCGAACGTGCAAGAACAGAGTCGTACAGGCAGGAATAAA GGTTCGTCTTCAGCTCTACAGGACAGAGAAGATGGGCTGGGGAGTCCGAGCTCTGCAGGACATTCCACAGGGAAGCTTCATCTGCGA GTATGTTGGGGAGCTGATCTCTGACGCAGAGGCAGATGTTCGAGAAGACGACTCCTACCTGTTTGACCTGGACAACAAG gACGGGGAGGTGTATTGTATCGACGCCCGCTACTATGGCAACATCAGCCGCTTCATCAACCACCTGTGTGACCCAAACCTCATCCCAGTGCGTGTGTTCATGCTGCACCAGGACCTGAGATTCCCCCGCATCGCCTTCTTCAGCTCCAGAGACATCCTCAGTGGACAAGAGCTGGG ATTTGACTATGGAGACCGCTTCTGGGACATCAAGAGCAAgtatttcacctgtcagtgtgGATCAGAGAAATGTAAGCACTCGGCCGAGGCCATCGCCTTGGAGCAAAGCAGGCTGGCTCGATTGGAGGCTTGTCCAGAGTCGGGAGCCGACTGCGGGATGAGCCTGATGGGAAACTCTTAA